One Purpureocillium takamizusanense chromosome 1, complete sequence genomic window carries:
- a CDS encoding uncharacterized protein (EggNog:ENOG503PCX5~COG:S), with protein MTNASIFVDKEDKRVAPAIAALRAGDVDALTACLTADPALASVHVGSPTEARTLLHILADWPGYLPQAPDTARALIAAGADVNAPFIGDAHSETPLHWAASNDDVALLDTLLDAGADIDAPGGVIAETPLADARAFMQLKTAHRLVERGARVTLQDAATLGLQDRVEEAVPGSPAGRPSQEDINCALWNACHGGQLKTAQYLHSHGGAEAVNFVPPWEKLTPLDAARRTGAADVTFWLESLGAQALESLVAHSD; from the coding sequence ATGACGAACGCAAGCATCTTCGTCGACAAGGAGGACAAAAGAGTGGCGcctgccatcgccgcccttcGCGCTGGCGATGTCGATGCTCTCACAGCCTGCCTCACTGCGGATCCAGCGCTCGCATCCGTTCATGTCGGCTCCCCAACTGAGGCCCGTACCCTTCTTCACATCCTTGCCGACTGGCCAGGGTATCTACCCCAAGCACCCGACACGGCTCGGGCGCTCATCGCAGCCGGTGCAGACGTGAACGCACCCTTCATCGGCGATGCCCATTCCGAGACCCCCCTTCATTGGGCCGcgagcaacgacgacgtggcgcTCCTCGATACATTGCTGGACGCTGGAGCGGACATCGATGCTCCGGGCGGCGTCATTGCCGAGACGCCTCTGGCGGATGCGCGGGCGTTCATGCAGCTCAAGACGGCGCACAGGCttgtcgagcgcggcgcccgggTCACGCTGCAGGACGCCGCAACTCTGGGCTTGCAGGACCGTGTGGAGGAAGCGGTCCCGGGGTCGCCGGCGGGCCGACCGTCACAAGAGGACATCAACTGCGCGCTATGGAACGCGTGCCACGGAGGTCAGCTCAAGACGGCCCAGTACCTCCATTCACACGGAGGGGCAGAAGCGGTCAACTTTGTCCCGCCTTGGGAGAAACTCACGCCCCTTGACGCAGCGCGACGGACCGGTGCAGCTGATGTGACATTCTGGCTGGAAAGCCTCGGAGCTCAAGCCCTGGAGTCGTTGGTAGCCCATTCGGATTGa
- a CDS encoding uncharacterized protein (COG:S~EggNog:ENOG503PDV3~TransMembrane:1 (o346-366i)), with translation MPESGRFRERDRDRDRDRDPPPSRRQSITERLRGTFSQARKDTTASIQRRASSATRQSPIPRIREWLDTCNGQHHNHCSGDRPLDVPTWRPVYLIDTVERCLVRAKPTDRYTALSYVWGAAIRRDGPDGVAQLLRSNADALQLGLADADIPKTILDAIWLSKKLGIRHLWVDRLCIVQDDEGDKADHIEHMAHVFANAYLTIVAAHGDVDTGLLPLDPRRPMRTAKGGPREHNDLLLSSRWNTRGWTLQELLYSRRAVFFFEDSVTWECHCDLWQGSPTGVLKAMRGKRNECNNRVSSAAFGFQHAPWPDLDEYARVAMDYSSRRVTLVDDTLAAFSGITHVLSRIFAGGFVYGMPLMFLDIALLWRPQATIRRRALTRPPFLPSWSWMGWWFDGIPVDLTLWRAGADYVEETKATRRGQGSKRFQPTHSFRIKPIVIWTLTDRTNSVPVTNNGLQYRELRSRKSTGSQLPPGWSRSGGSHFKHDSDDLTIFKYPVPVEEPPEEGDYGPRHRERPLPGPLLAFKTTAAFFDVDYAISMTPKDKPNPPIAVGNIWSRSDRWVGEFRAHDGWLGVQSSNYDGDEKLEFIAISAALERKGSYVFSVERFEENMDSDEIIDIVNVLWIERIAGVAYRRGIGHILQKAWDAQAKDEVDILLG, from the coding sequence ATGCCCGAGAGCGGTAGGTTCCGTGAGCGCGAtcgcgaccgcgaccgcgaccgcgatcccccgccgagcaggcgCCAAAGCATCACCGAGCGTCTACGTGGAACCTTCAGCCAGGCGCGCAAGGACACCACCGCCTCGATCCAGCGCcgcgcatcctcggcgaccagGCAGTCGCCGATTCCGCGCATCAGGGAGTGGCTCGACACCTGCAATGGCCAGCATCATAATCACTGCAGCGGGGACAGACCCTTGGATGTTCCAACCTGGCGCCCCGTCTATCTCATCGACACGGTTGAGCGATGCCTAGTCCGCGCGAAGCCCACAGACCGGTACACGGCGCTCAGCTACGTCTGGGGCGCTGCAATCCGACGCgacggccccgacggcgtcgcgcaaCTCCTACGCAGTAATgccgacgccctgcagcTGGGACTTGCAGACGCAGATATCCCCAAAACAATCTTGGACGCCATATGGCTGTCCAAGAAGCTCGGCATCCGACATCTATGGGTTGACAGGCTCTGCATCGTCCAGGATGATGAAGGCGACAAAGCAGATCACATCGAGCACATGGCCCACGTTTTCGCAAACGCCTACCTCACAATCGTCGCTGCCCACGGCGATGTCGACACCGGTTTGCTGCCACTggatccgcggcggccgatgcgCACCGCCAAAGGCGGACCCCGGGAGCACAATGACCTGCTGCTCTCGTCAAGATGGAACACGCGCGGCTGGACGCTGCAGGAGCTCCTGTATTCCCGGcgcgccgtcttcttcttcgaaGATAGCGTAACATGGGAATGCCACTGCGACCTTTGGCAAGGCAGCCCGACGGGCGTTCTCAAGGCAATGCGCGGAAAGCGCAACGAGTGCAACAACCGcgtctcgtcggccgcctttGGCTTCCAGCATGCGCCGTGGCCTGACCTCGATGAATATGCCAGAGTGGCCATGGACTATAGTTCCCGCAGGGTTACGCTCGTTGACGACACGCTGGCGGCCTTTTCGGGCATCACGCATGTCCTTTCACGTATTTTCGCTGGGGGTTTCGTATATGGCATGCCTCTGATGTTCCTCGACATCGCGCTGCTCTGGAGGCCGCAGGCGACGatacggcgacgagcgcttACGAGGCCGCCGTTTTTGCCGTCATGGTCTTGGATGGGCTGGTGGTTCGACGGGATACCAGTTGATCTGACCCTGTGGAGGGCAGGCGCTGATTATGTCGAGGAaacgaaggcgacgaggcgtggACAGGGCTCCAAGCGATTCCAGCCCACCCATTCATTCAGAATCAAGCCGATCGTGATATGGACACTCACAGACCGAACCAACTCTGTTCCCGTCACAAACAACGGGCTGCAGTATCGAGAACTGCGTTCACGCAAGAGCACTGGCTCACAGCTGCCGCCTGGATGGTCTAGATCAGGCGGCTCACACTTCAAGCATGATAGCGACGACCTGACAATCTTCAAATACCCGGTACCGGTAGAGGAGCCGCCGGAGGAAGGCGACTATGGCCCTCGGCATCGTGAGAGACCGCTTCCTGgacccctcctcgccttcaaGACCACGGCTGCCTTCTTCGACGTCGATTATGCGATATCTATGACTCCAAAGGATAAGCCTAATCCACCCATTGCCGTCGGCAACATTTGGAGCAGGTCTGACAGGTGGGTCGGCGAGTTCCGGGCACacgatggctggctgggcgtgCAGTCATCCAACTACGACGGAgacgagaagctcgagtTCATTGCCATCTCGGCGGCTTTGGAGCGCAAGGGCTCGTACGTGTTTAGCGTGGAAAGGTTCGAGGAGAACATGGATTCGGACGAAATCATCGATATTGTGAACGTCTTGTGGATTGAGCGGATTGCTGGCGTGGCGTACAGGAGAGGCATCGGTCACATCTTGCAGAAGGCGTGGGATGCCCAGGCCAAGGATGAGGTTGATATTTTGCTTGGATAG
- the CAT3 gene encoding Catalase (SECRETED:SignalP(1-19~SECRETED:cutsite=AFA-QC~SECRETED:prob=0.8383)~EggNog:ENOG503NUEX~COG:Q): MKYLNLLAVSLVGAGLAFAQCPFADPSRLAPRADGVTSRDHVAQYDVDDSQGYLTSDVGGPIADQDSLKAGERGPTLLEDFIFRQKITRFDHERVPERAVHARGAGAYGTFTSYGDYSNITAASFLGAKDKKTPTFVRFSTVAGSRGSADTARDVHGFAVRLFTDEGNFDIVGNNIPVFFIQDAIHFPDLIHAVKPRSDNEIPQAATAHDSAWDFFSQQTSTLHTLFWAMAGNGIPRSFRHMDGFGVHAFRFVTNDGQTKLVKWHWKTKQGKASLVWDEAQHVAGKNADFHRQDLFDAIESGNYPEWELNIQVIEEDQALSFGFDVMDPTKIIPEELAPLRPVGVMRLDANPVNYFAETEQAMFQPGHIVRGVDFTEDPLLQGRIFSYLDTQINRHGGPNFEQLPINRPIGKVHNNNRDGAAQNMIPKNMAPYSPNTLNKGFPMQANQTNGKGFFTAPNRKADGPLVRRRSPTFADHWSQPRLFYNSLTKVEQQFLIDAIRFETSQVQPSVQKNVLFQLNKISHDIAVRVGKALGLEAPAEDDRYYHSNTTKGISIFGQKLPTIATLRVGVLASTAVKESMDQAGSLKSAFQADRVKVITVGESLAEGVDITYSAADAIGFDGIIVASSGGALFEAANKTTLFPPGRPAQILRDAYNWGKPVGFLGSTGNARAAAGVQDGPGVFAASDVDSVVKDFRDGLAVFKFTDRFPLDAGA; this comes from the exons ATGAAGTATCTGAACCTTCTCGCCGTCTCTCTGGTCGGGGCTGGCCTCGCTTTTGCCCAGTGTCCCTTCGCGGACCCGTCACGACTTGCTCCCAGAGCTGATGGCGTCACGTCTCGCGACCACGTCGCCCAGTACGACGTCGATGACAGCCAAGGCTATCTGACGTCGGACGTCGGCGGACCCATCGCGGACCAGGACAGCCTGAAAGCCGGCGAACGAGGGCCGACTCTTTTGGAAGACTTCATCTTCCGGCAAAAGATTACGCGCTTTGATCACGAACGA GTGCCTGAAAGGGCTGTCCATGCTCGCGGAGCCGGTGCATACGGCACCTTCACCAGCTACGGCGATTACAGTAACATCACGGCCGCGTCCTTTTTGGgggccaaggacaagaagacACCCACGTTCGTGCGCTTTTCCACCGTCGCTGGCTCCCGCGGCAGCGCAGACACGGCACGCGACGTCCACGGCTTTGCTGTCAGGCT CTTCACCGACGAAGGCAACTTTGACATTGTCGGCAACAACATTCCCGTCTTCTTCATTCAGGACGCCATCCATTTCCCGGATCTGATCCACGCCGTCAAGCCCCGGTCTGACAATGAAATTCCCCaagccgcgacggcgcacgACAGTGCCTGGGACTTCTTCAGCCAGCAGACGTCGACGCTGCATACACTCTtctgggccatggcgggcaatGGCATCCCGCGAAGCTTTAGACATATG GACGGCTTTGGTGTCCACGCCTTCCGCTTCGTCACCAACGACGGCCAAACCAAACTGGTCAAGTGGCACTGGAAAACaaagcaaggcaaggccagTCTAGTCTGGGACGAGGCCCAGCACGTCGCAGGCAAGAACGCCGACTTTCATCGTCAGGATCTTTTTGATGCCATCGAGTCGGGCAACTACCCCGAGTGGGAGCTCAATATCCAGGTCATCGAGGAGGACCAGGCGCTCAGCTTTGGCTTCGACGTCATGGACCCAACCAAGATCATCCCTGAGGAACTCGCTCCTCTCCGCCCCGTGGGCGTGATGCGGCTAGACGCCAATCCCGTCAACTACTTTGCTGAAACGGAGCAAGCCATG TTCCAACCTGGCCACATCGTCCGCGGTGTCGACTTCACCGAGGACCCCCTGCTACAGGGGCGGATTTTCTCATACCTCGATACTCAAATTAaccgccacggcggccccaACTTTGAGCAGTTGCCCATCAACCGGCCCATTGGCAAAGTCCACAACAATAAtcgcgatggcgccgcgcagAACATGATTCCCAAGAATATGGCACCTT ACAGTCCAAACACCCTCAACAAGGGCTTCCCCATGCAGGCTAACCAGACCAACGGCAAAGGGTTCTTCACCGCGCCCAACCGCAAGGCCGACGGCCCgctggtgcgccgccgcagtccGACCTTTGCCGACCACTGGAGCCAGCCGCGACTCTTCTACAACTCCCTGACCAAGGTCGAGCAGCAGTTCCTCATCGATGCCATCCGCTTTGAGACCAGCCAGGTGCAGCCATCGGTACAAAAGAACGTCTTATTCCAGCTCAATAAGATCAGCCACGACATCGCTGTGCGCGTGGGCAAGGCTCTCGGCCTGGAGGCGCCCGCTGAAGACGACCGCTACTACCATAGCAACACGACCAAGGGCATTTCCATCTTCGGCCAGAAACTGCCCACCATCGCAACCCTGCgggtcggcgtcctcgcctcaaccgccgtcaaggagtcCATGGATCAAGCCGGCTCACTCAAAAGCGCCTTTCAGGCCGACAGGGTCAAGGTCATCACTGTGGGTGAGTCCCTCGCCGAGGGTGTCGACATAACCTACTCAGCCGCCGATGCCATTGGTTTCGATGGCATCATAGTGGCCTCAAGCGGCGGTGCCCTGTTTGAAGCGGCCAACAAGACCACACTGTTCCCACCCGGTCGGCCAGCTCAGATTCTGAGAGACGCCTACAATTGGGGCAAGCCCGTCGGCTTTCTTGGCTCCACGGGCAacgcccgcgcggcggctggcgtcCAAGATGGCCCAGGAGTATTTGCGGCCAGTGATGTCGACTCCGTGGTCAAGGACTTCAGGGATGGCCTTGCTGTGTTCAAGTTTACGGACCGTTTCCCGTTAGATGCAGGTGCCTAA
- the CAT3 gene encoding Catalase (SECRETED:SignalP(1-19~SECRETED:cutsite=AFA-QC~SECRETED:prob=0.8383)~EggNog:ENOG503NUEX~COG:Q), translated as MKYLNLLAVSLVGAGLAFAQCPFADPSRLAPRADGVTSRDHVAQYDVDDSQGYLTSDVGGPIADQDSLKAGERGPTLLEDFIFRQKITRFDHERVPERAVHARGAGAYGTFTSYGDYSNITAASFLGAKDKKTPTFVRFSTVAGSRGSADTARDVHGFAVRLFTDEGNFDIVGNNIPVFFIQDAIHFPDLIHAVKPRSDNEIPQAATAHDSAWDFFSQQTSTLHTLFWAMAGNGIPRSFRHMDGFGVHAFRFVTNDGQTKLVKWHWKTKQGKASLVWDEAQHVAGKNADFHRQDLFDAIESGNYPEWELNIQVIEEDQALSFGFDVMDPTKIIPEELAPLRPVGVMRLDANPVNYFAETEQAMFQPGHIVRGVDFTEDPLLQGRIFSYLDTQINRHGGPNFEQLPINRPIGKVHNNNRDGAAQNMIPKNMAPCGSSAYLSYEKTASSNALIQTVQTPSTRASPCRLTRPTAKGSSPRPTARPTARWCAAAVRPLPTTGASRDSSTTP; from the exons ATGAAGTATCTGAACCTTCTCGCCGTCTCTCTGGTCGGGGCTGGCCTCGCTTTTGCCCAGTGTCCCTTCGCGGACCCGTCACGACTTGCTCCCAGAGCTGATGGCGTCACGTCTCGCGACCACGTCGCCCAGTACGACGTCGATGACAGCCAAGGCTATCTGACGTCGGACGTCGGCGGACCCATCGCGGACCAGGACAGCCTGAAAGCCGGCGAACGAGGGCCGACTCTTTTGGAAGACTTCATCTTCCGGCAAAAGATTACGCGCTTTGATCACGAACGA GTGCCTGAAAGGGCTGTCCATGCTCGCGGAGCCGGTGCATACGGCACCTTCACCAGCTACGGCGATTACAGTAACATCACGGCCGCGTCCTTTTTGGgggccaaggacaagaagacACCCACGTTCGTGCGCTTTTCCACCGTCGCTGGCTCCCGCGGCAGCGCAGACACGGCACGCGACGTCCACGGCTTTGCTGTCAGGCT CTTCACCGACGAAGGCAACTTTGACATTGTCGGCAACAACATTCCCGTCTTCTTCATTCAGGACGCCATCCATTTCCCGGATCTGATCCACGCCGTCAAGCCCCGGTCTGACAATGAAATTCCCCaagccgcgacggcgcacgACAGTGCCTGGGACTTCTTCAGCCAGCAGACGTCGACGCTGCATACACTCTtctgggccatggcgggcaatGGCATCCCGCGAAGCTTTAGACATATG GACGGCTTTGGTGTCCACGCCTTCCGCTTCGTCACCAACGACGGCCAAACCAAACTGGTCAAGTGGCACTGGAAAACaaagcaaggcaaggccagTCTAGTCTGGGACGAGGCCCAGCACGTCGCAGGCAAGAACGCCGACTTTCATCGTCAGGATCTTTTTGATGCCATCGAGTCGGGCAACTACCCCGAGTGGGAGCTCAATATCCAGGTCATCGAGGAGGACCAGGCGCTCAGCTTTGGCTTCGACGTCATGGACCCAACCAAGATCATCCCTGAGGAACTCGCTCCTCTCCGCCCCGTGGGCGTGATGCGGCTAGACGCCAATCCCGTCAACTACTTTGCTGAAACGGAGCAAGCCATG TTCCAACCTGGCCACATCGTCCGCGGTGTCGACTTCACCGAGGACCCCCTGCTACAGGGGCGGATTTTCTCATACCTCGATACTCAAATTAaccgccacggcggccccaACTTTGAGCAGTTGCCCATCAACCGGCCCATTGGCAAAGTCCACAACAATAAtcgcgatggcgccgcgcagAACATGATTCCCAAGAATATGGCACCTTGTGGGTCTTCAGCCTACCTGTCTTACGAAAAAACCGCATCGTCTAATGCCTTAATACAGACAGTCCAAACACCCTCAACAAGGGCTTCCCCATGCAGGCTAACCAGACCAACGGCAAAGGGTTCTTCACCGCGCCCAACCGCAAGGCCGACGGCCCgctggtgcgccgccgcagtccGACCTTTGCCGACCACTGGAGCCAGCCGCGACTCTTCTACAACTCCCTGA
- a CDS encoding uncharacterized protein (EggNog:ENOG503P623~COG:S) has translation MPPAVQVYARQPDGRFVLQSGCSSSPVKHESDIISFLVKRLPFSLPILRTIQFGAGVRNNTILCTVSLPHNGTPDAMKKAASFGVDDVWTIALIDRDNHPGTEIWPFSSLELLDGVGSTQDTGLPSVPAAPDGTSLPFSSEVLDMATCQLLAILSKVPAATQERSPVQPGKNSVLLGNVQTTLAALLSRAGLVMGRNGPYGKYIFSARGNPDAITVAPDGSSHGLPQGLVWSTVQLSDHGDILAEHERMSVAQLNELPNATIREEAGTDQGKAVAYAFTGRDGAVSTLYVAPTYRGMGLAGAVVRRLRDKGALEPPVSRAQSYGEIAESDLIAMAGVERSNAASIATFRRLGAQWRWDVYWLWVNLDSVNTE, from the coding sequence ATGCCTCCGGCCGTCCAAGTATACGCCCGCCAACCGGACGGTCGGTTTGTGCTGCAATCGGGCTGCTCATCGAGTCCCGTCAAACATGAAAGTGACATCATCAGCTTCCTGGTCAAACGGCTCCCGTTCTCCCTACCGATATTGAGAACGATTCAATTTGGTGCGGGAGTTCGAAACAACACCATTTTATGTACTGTGTCTCTACCGCACAATGGGACCCCCGACGCAatgaagaaggcggccagCTTTGGGGTGGACGATGTCTGGACAATCGCCCTCATAGACCGAGACAATCACCCCGGCACCGAAATATGGCCGTTTTCATCTCTCGaactccttgacggcgtcggaTCGACGCAGGATACCGGGTTGCCGAGTGTTCCGGCTGCGCCGGACGGGACCAGCCTACCGTTCAGCTCCGAAGTCTTGGACATGGCTACCTGTCAACTCCTCGCCATTCTATCAAAGGTTCCAGCCGCGACTCAGGAGAGAAGTCCCGTCCAGCCCGGCAAGAACAGCGTCCTCCTTGGCAATGTTCAGACAACGCTAGCAGCACTGCTGTCAAGAGCAGGACTAGTAATGGGACGTAACGGGCCGTACGGCAAGTACATATTTTCCGCCCGAGGCAACCCGGACGCCATTACAGTAGCTCCGGACGGTTCTTCGCACGGGCTGCCTCAAGGGCTTGTGTGGAGTACTGTCCAGCTGAGCGATCACGGGGACATCCTGGCAGAGCATGAGCGCATGAGCGTTGCGCAACTCAACGAACTCCCGAACGCTACGATCCGCGAAGAAGCCGGGACGGATCAAGGCAAGGCCGTCGCATATGCCTTTACgggacgagacggcgccgtcagcaCGCTCTACGTGGCGCCGACGTACCGGGGCATGGGTCTTGCTGGGGCTGTTGTCCGGCGATTGCGCGACAAAGGGGCATTGGAACCTCCAGTGTCCCGAGCCCAGTCCTATGGAGAGATCGCAGAGTCGGACCTGATCGCGATGGCTGGTGTTGAGCGCAGTAACGCAGCGAGCATTGCGACGTTTCGGCGGTTGGGCGCTCAGTGGCGTTGGGACGTCTACTGGCTGTGGGTCAACCTAGATTCTGTAAATACTGAGTAG
- a CDS encoding uncharacterized protein (COG:C~EggNog:ENOG502GKP6): MSEIGPPFPPQLVCVNCRSTATPLWRKDDKDRLLCNACGLYAKLHGCPRPLTSKRGSTASAVDAASGDDPVVMSTRPETSPHQDPSQPQDSVVRPEIRLLDGLELIDWAALQTAYGAATPVPTWLQELQYSGPAGGRRAADALTQLSKHLVHQGSRWSATPHAVPFLIKLLADTRTPDRHKIISLLIRLAVGNPDDWQPENVDIKVWRSKCGDEPDFGLQSYDAVQRGVPVLQTLTLNDPVPTVQAISAHALAWFPEAAENGPENTLTLLWSVVDGRTGYAWAQASAVLAIGLLTAGITALGSSGGQATNHDKQTITRLRSLFCKRPASHLVKWAAAKVMLNLGVEDPEAILTVASATVDHQMHGGWRLIVPVGNDIAGVSGDTISDFRVRKTTDATSSTAVTALLDALAKASGDAASSLSYEIMCMVFPAKLETLPDIGQLQEKQQQFVRSLASLRESIWTDAQLGILCTKYGLPGDRGSMKNYTEAAAT; encoded by the exons TCGGAGATCGGACCACCCTTCCCGCCG CAGCTTGTTTGCGTCAACTGCCGCTCTACTGCAACGCCTCTCTGGAGaaaggacgacaaggacaggcTTCTTTGCAATGCCTGTGGCCTGTACGCAAAGCTTCACGGCTGCCCCCGTCCGCTGACGTCCAAGAGAGGGAGCACAGCATCGGCAGTAGACGCAGCATCTGGAGATGACCCCGTTGTAATGTCAACCAGACCAGAGACAAGTCCGCACCAGGACCCTTCTCAACCTCAGGACAGTGTAGTCCGCCCCGAaatccgcctcctcgacggcctaGAGCTCATTGACTGGGCAGCGCTGCAGACCGCCTACGGCGCGGCCACCCCAGTACCTACCTGGCTCCAGGAGCTTCAATATTCAGGCCCCGCTGGCGGCAGACGtgctgccgacgccctgACTCAACTTTCCAAACATCTCGTCCACCAGGGATCTCGGTGGTCAGCAACTCCACATGCAGTTCCCTTTCTTATAAAGCTCCTGGCCGACACGCGCACCCCAGATCGTCACAAGATAATCAGTCTTCtcatccgcctcgccgttggTAACCCGGATGACTGGCAGCCCGAGAACGTCGACATCAAGGTCTGGCGGAGCAAATGTGGCGACGAACCGGACTTTGGATTACAGTCGTACGATGCAGTGCAAAGGGGCGTTCCTGTCCTACAGACCTTGACACTGAACGATCCGGTTCCGACAGTACAAGCCATTTCAGCTCATGCGTTGGCGTGGTTTCCGGAAGCTGCCGAAAATGGGCCTGAAAACACTCTAACCCTGCTGTGGTCAGTGGTGGATGGACGAACCGGATATGCATGGGCTCAGGCCTCCGCTGTGTTAGCTATAGGCCTGTTGACGGCCGGCATAACTGCACTCGGCTCATCCGGAGGGCAAGCGACAAACCACGACAAGCAGACAATCACCCGTTTGCGTAGCCTATTTTGCAAGCGGCCGGCTTCTCATCTGGTGAAGTGGGCAGCCGCCAAAGTGATGCTGAACCTCGGCGTGGAAGACCCCGAAGCTATTCTGACCGTTGCCAGTGCGACTGTTGATCATCAGATGCACGGCGGTTGGCGGCTGATCGTGCCAGTCGGTAATGATATTGCAGGAGTCTCTGGAGACACAATTTCGGACTTTAGGGTTCGCAAAACTACTGACGCTACATCATCAACGGCTGTCACTGCCCTGCTTGACGCACTCGCCAAAGCCTCAGGCGATGCGGCATCTTCGCTATCGTATGAGATCATGTGCATGGTGTTTCCTGCGAAGCTGGAGACGTTGCCGGATATTGGCCAACTGCAAGAGAAACAGCAGCAATTTGTACGATCTCTGGCAAGCCTCCGTGAGTCGATCTGGACCGATGCCCAACTTGGTATACTCTGCACGAAGTACGGACTGCCGGGAGATCGTGGATCCATGAAGAACTACACAGAGGCAGCTGCAACTTAG
- a CDS encoding uncharacterized protein (MEROPS:MER0030934~EggNog:ENOG50KOG4389~CAZy:CE10~SECRETED:SignalP(1-20~SECRETED:cutsite=ANA-AG~SECRETED:prob=0.8701)~COG:G) → MKLQSIFSLAAFCGIEPANAAGGLEHKDIIAHTQQGAVRGVQVHDRVDAFLGVPYAQPPVGKLRFHPPQPLEIVREPKAREPFNATRPSPACYQFRYNSILGDSLKPSTPESEDCLTLNIYVPKKTSKTKGKKLPVYVWSYGGGFGEGAASVPLYDPTDFVAESRDIIVVTWNYRLNIFGFPNSPALRHQNLGIRDQRLALEWLRDNLDSFGGDPRRIVFGGQSAGADSGHSMVYSHPRDPIVSALLLQSGMIEIVNARTAGADFEYVRVAGAVGCLNSDRAKELECMRMIDADRLKHAITNSTLNRFGSPYGGMPMADNVTVFTNEEYAKRGKAGHFARLPTLMGMMLDEGDGVANWDPVKGINKTISRIMTETLFECNMIAETGYRAKHHVPVWRYLNKGVFPEVTTFPWARAYHAADIPLLMGTYNLMAGNKTADHGGSTTKEASRFLQHFFAAFIRDPTHGLKKSYGLPIYEPNTSTSVELFKNNKPALTRILIPDNPACAHPTPLPENESP, encoded by the exons atgaAGCTTCAAAGCATCTTCTCACTCGCTGCGTTTTGCGGCATCGAACCTGCGAATGCCGCGGGGGGATTGGAGCACAAAGACATCATCGCGCACACCCAGCAGGGAGCCGTCCGCGGCGTCCAGGTCCACGACCGCGTCGATGCCTTCCTCGGTGTCCCCTacgcccagccgcccgtAGGCAAGCTACGCTTCcacccgccgcagcctctcGAGATCGTCCGCGAGCCAAAGGCCCGCGAGCCGTTCAACGCCACTAGGCCCAGCCCCGCGTGCTACCAGTTTAGGTACAATAGCATCTTGGGGGACTCGCTCAAGCCCAGCACGCCCGAGTCGGAGGACTGCCTCACCCTCAACATCTATGTCCCCAAGAAGACTAGCAAGACAAAGGGAAAGAAGCTGCCGGTCTATGTCTGGTCTTATGGCGGTGGCTtcggcgaaggcgccgctAGCGTGCCATTGTATGATCCTACGGACTTTGTCGCCGAGAGCCGggacatcatcgtcgtcacctgGAA CTATCGTCTCAACATCTTCGGCTTCCCAAACTCGCCTGCCCTACGCCACCAGAATCTCGGCATCCGCGACCAGCGTCTGGCCCTCGAGTGGCTGCGAGACAACCTCGACTccttcggcggcgacccgcggcgcatcgtcttCGGTGGGCagtccgccggcgccgattCGGGCCATTCGATGGTGTACTCGCACCCGCGGGACCCCATCGTATCCGCCTTGCTGCTCCAGAGCGGCATGATTGAAATCGTCAACGCGCGGACCGCCGGTGCCGACTTTGAGTATGTGCGCGTCGCGGGGGCGGTGGGCTGCCTGAATAGCGACCGTGCGAAGGAGCTTGAGTGCATGAGGATGATTGACGCGGACAGGCTGAAGCACGCCATCACGAATAGCACGCTCAACAGGTTTGGGTCGCCGTATGGGGGGATGCCCATGGCGGACAACGTCACGGTGTTCACCAACGAAGAGTACGCGAAGCGTGGCAAAGCAGGCCACTTTGCTCGTCTG CCGACACTGATGGGAATGAtgctcgacgagggggaCGGGGTCGCCAACTGGGATCCCGTCAAGGGCATCAACAAGACCATCTCGAGGATCATGACGGAGACTCTTTTTGAGTGCAACATGATTGCCGAGACTGG ATATCGAGCTAAGCATCATGTGCCCGTGTGGCGCTACCTGAATAAGGGGGTCTTCCCAGAGGTTACGACTTTCCCCTGGGCAAGGGCTTACCACGCAG CGGATATTCCCCTTCTCATGGGCACGTATAACCTCATGGCTGGTAACAAAACGGCCGACCATGGCGGCTCGACTACTAAGGAAGCCTCACGATTCCTGCAGCATTTCTtcgccgccttcatcagGGACCCGACCCATGGCCTGAAGAAGAGTTATGGGCTGCCAATCTACGAGCCAAACACCAGTACATCTGTTGAGCTCTTCAAGAACAACAAGCCGGCCTTGACTCGAATTCTGATCCCAGATAACCCCGCTTGCGCGCACCCGACCCCGCTGCCGGAGAATGAAAGTCCCTAG